The Streptomyces sp. RKAG293 genome includes a region encoding these proteins:
- a CDS encoding discoidin domain-containing protein: MTDSPGTTRPGRRPHRHPWRSLVLPLVAALVAALSLTVAGAPAQAADALLSQGKPVTASSTENAGTPASAAVDGNAGTRWSSAAADPQWLRVDLGATATISKVVLNWETAYGSAYQIQTSPDGTDWTTVYSTTTGAGGTETLNVTGGGRYVRINGTARHTQYGYSLWEFQVYGTTGPTTPTCGTANAALNQPATASSTENAGTPATAAVDGNAGTRWSSAAADPQWLRVDLGTSQSICGVQLSWEAAYAKAYQIQTSADGTNWTTIHSTTTGPGATELITLSGTGRYIRVYGTQRATAYGYSLWEFQVFTTGGGTQPPQDGAVLLSYNKPATASTYQNANSCTGCTPARALDEDPATRWATSDTDGWVDPGWIAVDLGATAHITKVVLQWDPAYATAYQIQVSPDGANWTSIYSTTTGKGFKETLTVDGNGRYVRMYGTARSSSYGYSLWTFDVYGTGGSPTPPPALPPNPGNPEHLVWSDEFNGAAGTRPDTGKWTQDVGNGQNGELEYYTNGDNTAMDGAGNLVIEARKEANGQYTSGRINTSDHFDFTYGHVEARIKVSGTQGLWPAFWMLGSNFKTGTPWPNSGEIDIMEHVGKVADSVYSTLHAPAYNGGNGYGSPYTLAGSDFASAFHTYAVDWDSTHMTFSVDGHAFFTADKAVVESTRGPWVYDHPFYIILNNAVGGDWPGPPDATTVLPQKMQIDYVRVSQ, from the coding sequence ATGACCGACAGTCCCGGCACCACCCGGCCCGGCCGGAGGCCCCATCGACACCCCTGGCGGTCCCTCGTCCTGCCCCTGGTCGCCGCGCTGGTGGCGGCCCTTTCCCTGACCGTGGCCGGAGCGCCCGCGCAAGCGGCCGACGCGCTGCTGTCGCAGGGAAAGCCGGTGACGGCGTCGTCCACGGAGAACGCCGGCACCCCCGCTTCCGCGGCCGTCGACGGCAACGCCGGGACCCGTTGGTCCAGCGCCGCCGCCGATCCGCAGTGGCTGCGGGTCGATCTCGGCGCGACCGCCACGATCAGCAAGGTCGTGCTCAACTGGGAGACCGCGTACGGCTCCGCGTACCAGATCCAGACGTCGCCGGACGGCACCGACTGGACCACGGTGTACTCGACCACCACCGGCGCGGGCGGCACCGAGACCCTGAACGTCACCGGCGGCGGCCGGTACGTGCGGATCAACGGGACCGCCCGGCACACCCAGTACGGCTACTCCCTGTGGGAGTTCCAGGTCTACGGCACCACCGGCCCCACCACTCCCACCTGCGGCACCGCCAACGCCGCACTGAACCAGCCGGCGACCGCGTCCTCCACCGAGAACGCCGGCACCCCCGCCACCGCCGCGGTGGACGGCAACGCCGGGACCCGCTGGTCCAGCGCCGCCGCCGACCCCCAGTGGCTCCGGGTCGACCTCGGCACCAGCCAGAGCATCTGCGGAGTGCAGCTGAGCTGGGAGGCCGCCTACGCCAAGGCGTACCAGATCCAGACCTCGGCGGACGGCACCAACTGGACCACGATCCACTCCACCACCACGGGACCCGGCGCGACCGAACTGATCACGCTGTCGGGAACCGGCCGCTACATCCGCGTGTACGGCACCCAGCGCGCCACCGCGTACGGGTACTCGCTCTGGGAGTTCCAGGTCTTCACCACCGGCGGCGGCACGCAGCCGCCCCAGGACGGCGCGGTGCTGCTCTCGTACAACAAGCCGGCCACCGCCTCGACCTACCAGAACGCCAACAGCTGCACCGGCTGCACCCCGGCCAGAGCCCTCGACGAGGACCCGGCCACCCGGTGGGCGACCAGCGACACCGACGGCTGGGTCGACCCCGGCTGGATCGCCGTCGACCTGGGCGCGACCGCGCACATCACCAAGGTCGTCCTCCAGTGGGACCCGGCCTACGCCACCGCCTACCAGATACAGGTCTCGCCCGACGGCGCCAACTGGACGAGCATCTACTCCACCACCACCGGCAAGGGCTTCAAGGAGACCCTGACCGTCGACGGCAACGGCCGCTATGTGCGGATGTACGGCACCGCGCGCAGCAGCAGCTACGGCTACTCGCTGTGGACCTTCGACGTCTACGGCACCGGCGGCAGCCCCACGCCGCCGCCCGCCCTGCCGCCGAACCCCGGCAACCCCGAACACCTGGTGTGGAGCGACGAGTTCAACGGCGCCGCGGGCACCCGGCCGGACACCGGCAAGTGGACCCAGGACGTCGGCAACGGGCAGAACGGCGAGCTGGAGTACTACACCAACGGTGACAACACCGCGATGGACGGCGCGGGCAACCTCGTCATCGAAGCGCGCAAGGAGGCCAACGGCCAGTACACCTCCGGCCGGATCAACACCTCGGACCACTTCGACTTCACCTACGGCCATGTCGAGGCGCGGATCAAGGTGAGCGGCACGCAGGGCCTGTGGCCCGCGTTCTGGATGCTCGGGTCCAACTTCAAGACCGGCACGCCGTGGCCGAATTCCGGTGAGATCGACATCATGGAGCATGTCGGCAAGGTCGCGGACTCCGTCTACTCCACGCTGCACGCCCCGGCCTACAACGGCGGAAACGGCTACGGCTCGCCGTACACCCTCGCGGGCAGCGACTTCGCCTCGGCCTTCCACACCTACGCCGTGGACTGGGACTCCACCCACATGACGTTCTCGGTGGACGGCCACGCCTTCTTCACCGCGGACAAGGCGGTGGTGGAGTCGACGAGGGGTCCGTGGGTGTACGACCACCCCTTCTACATCATCCTCAACAACGCGGTCGGCGGTGACTGGCCCGGGCCTCCCGACGCCACGACCGTCCTCCCGCAGAAGATGCAGATCGACTACGTGCGCGTCTCCCAGTAG
- a CDS encoding metalloregulator ArsR/SmtB family transcription factor, translating into MPVPLYQAKAELFRMLGHPVRIRVLELLQDGPMPVRELLAAIEVERSNLSQQLAILRRSGIVTSTREKDTVVYSLSAGDVADLMRASRRVLTGLVGEVAAGHVSGPRLSP; encoded by the coding sequence GTGCCGGTTCCGCTGTACCAGGCGAAGGCGGAGCTCTTCCGGATGCTGGGGCACCCGGTCCGCATCCGGGTCCTGGAGCTGCTGCAGGACGGGCCGATGCCGGTCCGTGAGCTGCTGGCCGCGATCGAGGTGGAGCGCTCCAACCTCTCGCAGCAGCTCGCGATCCTGCGCCGGTCGGGGATCGTCACCTCGACCCGTGAGAAGGACACCGTCGTCTACTCCCTGTCTGCCGGGGATGTCGCCGATCTGATGCGGGCGTCACGCCGCGTCCTGACCGGACTGGTCGGTGAAGTGGCCGCGGGCCACGTTTCAGGCCCTAGGCTCAGCCCGTGA
- a CDS encoding discoidin domain-containing protein, translating to MLAPPTGPPAPRPTAPVNLRNTAVAVITALIASLLLFIPSHSAHAAGTLLSQGKTATASSTENGGTPAAAAVDGNTGTRWSSAAADPQWLQVDLGATATISQIALNWETASAKAFKIQVSDNGTTWTDAYSTTTGPGGNQTLDVNASGRYVRMYGTVRATGYGYSLWEFQVYGTTGGTTPPTGGTLLSQGKAATASSTENAGTPAASAVDGNTGTRWSSAATDPQWLQVDLGATATISSVTLNWEAAYAKAFKVQTSDNASTWTDVYSTTTGPGGNQTLDVTGTGRYVRVYGTARATAYGYSLWEFQVYGTPGGTDPGGPIEGGGDLGPNVKVFDPSTPNIQGTLDQIFTQQESAQFGTGRYQLFFKPGTYSGLNAQIGFYTSISGLGLNPDDTRINGDITVDAGWMAGNATQNFWRSAENLAITPSNGTDRWAVAQAAPFRRIHVKGGLNLAPASYGWASGGYIADSKIDGTVGPYSQQQWYTRDSSVGGWTNGVWNMVFSGVQGAPAQGFPNPVYTTLATTPVSREKPYMYLDGNEYKVFVPSKRVNAVGTSWPNTPGTSLPLSRFYVAKPGVSAATINAALAQGLNLLFTPGIYHVDQAINVTRADTVVLGLGLATIVPDNGVAAVKVADVDGVKLAGFLIDAGTVNSPVLLQIGPAGSSAGHAADPTSMQDVFVRIGGAGPGQATTAVEVNSNDTIIDHTWLWRADHGAGVGWNTNPSDYGLKVNGANVLATGLFVEHFKKYDVEWSGENGRTIFFQNEIAYDPPNQAAIQNGSVRGFAAYKVDDNVTTHEGWGLGSYCNFTADPTIVQEHGFEAPNKPGVKFHDLLVVSLGGMGQYAHVINDVGSPTSGTSTVPSTVTSYP from the coding sequence ATGCTCGCACCCCCCACCGGTCCACCGGCGCCGAGACCGACGGCGCCGGTGAACCTGCGCAACACGGCCGTGGCGGTCATCACGGCGCTGATCGCCTCGCTGCTCCTCTTCATCCCCTCGCACTCCGCGCACGCGGCCGGCACCCTCCTGTCGCAGGGGAAGACCGCGACGGCGTCCTCCACCGAGAACGGCGGCACCCCCGCCGCGGCCGCGGTCGACGGCAACACCGGCACCCGCTGGTCCAGCGCCGCCGCCGACCCGCAGTGGCTCCAGGTCGACCTCGGCGCCACCGCGACCATCAGCCAGATAGCCCTCAACTGGGAGACGGCGTCGGCCAAGGCCTTCAAGATCCAGGTCTCCGACAACGGCACGACCTGGACCGACGCGTACTCCACCACGACGGGCCCCGGCGGTAATCAGACGCTGGACGTCAACGCCTCCGGGCGCTACGTCCGGATGTACGGCACCGTCCGCGCCACCGGCTACGGCTACTCGCTCTGGGAGTTCCAGGTCTACGGCACCACCGGTGGCACCACGCCGCCCACCGGCGGCACCCTGCTCTCGCAGGGCAAGGCCGCTACGGCGTCGTCCACCGAGAACGCGGGCACGCCCGCCGCTTCCGCGGTCGACGGCAACACCGGCACCCGGTGGTCCAGTGCCGCAACCGACCCCCAGTGGCTCCAGGTCGACCTCGGCGCCACCGCCACCATCAGCTCCGTCACCCTCAACTGGGAAGCGGCGTACGCCAAGGCCTTCAAGGTCCAGACGTCCGACAACGCGTCGACATGGACCGATGTCTACTCCACCACGACGGGCCCCGGCGGCAACCAGACGCTCGATGTGACCGGCACCGGGCGCTACGTCCGGGTGTACGGCACCGCCCGCGCGACCGCATACGGCTACTCGCTCTGGGAGTTCCAGGTGTACGGCACCCCGGGCGGCACCGACCCCGGTGGTCCGATCGAGGGCGGCGGCGACCTCGGTCCCAACGTGAAGGTCTTCGACCCGTCCACCCCGAACATCCAGGGCACCCTGGACCAGATCTTCACGCAGCAGGAGTCGGCGCAGTTCGGCACCGGCCGCTACCAGCTGTTCTTCAAGCCGGGCACGTACAGCGGACTGAACGCGCAGATCGGCTTCTACACCTCGATCTCGGGTCTCGGCCTCAACCCCGACGACACCCGGATCAACGGTGACATCACCGTCGACGCCGGCTGGATGGCGGGCAACGCCACCCAGAACTTCTGGCGTTCCGCGGAGAACCTGGCGATCACGCCGTCCAACGGCACCGACCGGTGGGCGGTCGCGCAGGCCGCGCCCTTCCGCCGGATCCACGTCAAGGGCGGTCTGAATCTGGCGCCCGCGAGCTACGGCTGGGCGAGCGGCGGCTACATCGCCGACAGCAAGATCGACGGCACCGTCGGCCCGTACTCGCAGCAGCAGTGGTACACCCGCGACAGCTCGGTCGGCGGCTGGACCAACGGCGTCTGGAACATGGTGTTCTCGGGTGTCCAGGGCGCTCCGGCGCAGGGCTTCCCGAACCCCGTGTACACGACGCTCGCCACCACCCCGGTGTCGCGTGAGAAGCCGTACATGTACCTGGACGGCAACGAGTACAAGGTCTTCGTCCCGTCCAAGCGCGTCAACGCCGTCGGTACGTCCTGGCCGAACACGCCGGGCACCTCGCTTCCGCTGAGCCGGTTCTACGTGGCGAAGCCGGGGGTCTCCGCGGCGACCATCAACGCGGCACTCGCCCAGGGCCTCAACCTGCTCTTCACGCCCGGCATTTACCACGTCGACCAGGCGATCAACGTGACCCGCGCGGACACCGTCGTGCTCGGTCTCGGCCTGGCCACCATCGTTCCGGACAACGGCGTGGCGGCGGTCAAGGTCGCCGACGTCGACGGCGTCAAGCTGGCCGGCTTCCTGATCGACGCCGGTACGGTCAACTCTCCGGTGCTGCTGCAGATCGGCCCGGCCGGATCCTCCGCAGGACACGCCGCCGATCCCACGTCCATGCAGGACGTGTTCGTGCGGATCGGTGGCGCGGGCCCCGGCCAGGCGACCACCGCGGTCGAGGTGAACAGCAACGACACGATCATCGACCACACCTGGCTGTGGCGCGCCGACCACGGCGCGGGCGTCGGCTGGAACACCAACCCGTCCGACTACGGGCTGAAGGTCAACGGCGCCAATGTGCTGGCGACCGGACTCTTCGTCGAGCACTTCAAGAAGTACGACGTAGAGTGGAGCGGCGAGAACGGCAGGACGATCTTCTTCCAGAACGAGATCGCCTACGACCCGCCGAACCAGGCCGCCATCCAGAACGGCAGTGTCAGGGGCTTCGCCGCCTACAAGGTCGACGACAACGTCACGACGCATGAGGGCTGGGGCCTGGGCAGTTACTGCAACTTCACGGCGGATCCGACGATCGTGCAGGAGCACGGTTTCGAGGCACCGAACAAGCCGGGCGTGAAGTTCCACGACCTGCTGGTGGTGTCGCTCGGCGGCATGGGCCAGTACGCCCACGTCATCAACGACGTCGGGTCGCCGACGTCGGGCACCTCGACGGTGCCGTCCACGGTGACGTCGTACCCGTAA
- a CDS encoding protein kinase family protein — translation MPDQDVLRSARLAGYGTASTQLSLLSDHRLGEVVAAATPLGSGIGGRSAELDINGTRVFMKRIPLTDTELRPENVRSTANVFGLPMFYQYGVGSAGFGAWRELAVHTMTTNWVLGDEYAGFPLMYHWRVLPDSPPEGFTDEFGGLEGAVAHWAGSPAVRDRLEAVGQASCSLVVFLEHVPHTLAGWLADHRETAVPEGGDGSPFRWVEEALMSGAAFMSSRGLVHFDAHFDNILTDGRQLYFADFGLALSSRFDLSVVESDFLSDHLSYDRCYTASHLLQYHLLDGVRGESEREAFLRDWIAGRRPGGIPPELTAIIDRHARPTVLVDSFFRRLLTESKQTPFPAAEIERQLGAGATIPS, via the coding sequence ATGCCGGACCAGGATGTGCTGCGCTCCGCGCGCCTGGCTGGTTACGGGACCGCGAGCACTCAGCTCTCCTTGCTGAGCGACCACCGGCTCGGGGAGGTCGTGGCAGCCGCCACCCCGCTCGGGTCGGGCATCGGCGGCAGGTCGGCAGAGCTGGACATCAACGGAACGCGCGTCTTCATGAAGCGGATCCCTTTGACGGACACCGAATTGCGCCCGGAGAACGTGCGGTCGACGGCGAACGTCTTCGGACTGCCGATGTTCTACCAGTACGGGGTGGGCTCGGCCGGGTTCGGTGCCTGGCGGGAGCTTGCCGTGCACACCATGACCACGAACTGGGTTCTGGGTGACGAGTACGCGGGATTCCCCCTGATGTACCACTGGCGGGTTCTGCCCGACTCCCCTCCCGAAGGATTCACCGACGAGTTCGGGGGCCTGGAGGGGGCCGTCGCGCACTGGGCGGGATCACCCGCCGTTCGTGACCGGCTGGAGGCCGTCGGCCAGGCCTCGTGCAGCCTGGTGGTCTTCCTGGAGCACGTGCCGCACACCCTCGCCGGCTGGCTCGCCGACCACCGCGAAACCGCCGTTCCGGAAGGCGGGGACGGCTCGCCCTTCCGCTGGGTGGAGGAAGCCCTGATGAGCGGAGCTGCCTTCATGAGTTCTCGCGGACTTGTCCACTTCGATGCTCACTTCGACAACATCCTGACCGATGGACGCCAGCTCTACTTCGCTGACTTCGGCCTTGCCCTGAGCTCCCGCTTCGACCTTTCGGTGGTCGAGTCCGACTTCCTCTCGGACCACCTCTCGTACGACCGCTGCTACACCGCGAGCCACCTGCTCCAATACCACTTGCTCGACGGCGTGCGCGGTGAATCGGAACGCGAAGCCTTCCTGCGCGACTGGATCGCGGGCCGGCGACCTGGCGGCATCCCGCCTGAGCTCACGGCCATCATCGACCGGCACGCACGCCCTACCGTCCTCGTGGACTCCTTCTTCCGCCGTCTGCTCACCGAGAGCAAGCAGACGCCGTTCCCGGCCGCGGAGATCGAACGGCAGTTGGGCGCCGGCGCCACGATTCCGAGCTGA
- a CDS encoding plasmid stabilization protein, with translation MPQGSTAKGKRQNERIKAGSTKRGASAPRAKKVTTRAVSKNRAPVAAARTLSRATHKNTPAARRSSLSSRTGPASRTYDQLYAEARRRRIEGRSSMRKAELIKALGR, from the coding sequence ATGCCGCAGGGTTCCACCGCCAAGGGGAAACGGCAGAACGAGCGCATCAAGGCCGGCTCGACCAAGCGCGGCGCGAGCGCACCGCGCGCCAAGAAGGTCACCACCCGCGCGGTCAGCAAGAATCGCGCTCCGGTAGCGGCGGCGCGCACGCTCTCCCGCGCCACGCACAAGAACACCCCCGCGGCGCGGCGCAGCAGCCTGAGCTCCCGCACGGGGCCGGCCAGCCGCACCTACGACCAGCTGTACGCGGAAGCCCGGCGTCGCCGCATCGAGGGTCGTTCCTCCATGCGCAAGGCCGAACTCATAAAGGCCCTCGGCCGCTGA